The genomic interval AAAGAAAGTACAATGATCAGGCAAGCTGCTAAAACAGATGAAATATGTTTTTTCATTTAAACAGGTTTTTACAAGGCAAAATAGCACCCCGGCAAACCTTAAAATTGTAAAAATGCGACATATTTCAGTCTTCCGACCAGGAGTTGAATTCTTCAAAAGCACGGTAATCAATCGCGTCCTTTTGATTTTTGAAGAACGCTTTGGGATTATACCCGGAGAATAAGCGAAAATCATGGATAAAATGAGACTGGTCGTAGTAGCCGCAGTTATATGCCATTTCGGTGAGCGATCCCGGCCTCTTGTCAAATCCTTTTATGACAGCATTGAACCGGGCAATTCGCTGGAAGTGTTTGGGGCTGTACCCGGCATAGTGAACAAATCTTCTTTCAAACTGTCTGCGGGACAAACAACAACTATCAGCCAGTGCCGGAATAGACAACGCAGCAGATGAAAATAATATTTGCCTGATAGAAGTAAAAACAGCGCTATCCGTCTCCCTGCTCTTCGCCAAGCGCTGCAAAATGAATTGTGAAATGATTGTTGCCCGCTGCATGTGATCGGCAGCTGCGAAGATTTTCTGCTCAAGTAACTGCCCTTCCCTGCCCAGCAAAGTGCCTGTATCAACTGTCTGATCGCTCAATGCATGCGCCGGTAAGCCAAAAATACCCGGAATTGCATAAGGGAAAAGGTATATACCGAACAGACAGAAATCGTTTGAAGTGTACAATTTTTTAAAGTCCTGCAGCTGTCCGGATAGACATGAAAGCGGAGTTCTTTGCCCCTCAGGGCTCTCGAATTGCCCTTTGCAGTAAAATATCCATTCAGGTGAGCTCTCTGCCATGACGCGGTGAAAGAAGGGATTTACGGGCGTAGCCGAACCTTCCAGTACCCAAAAGAACTGAACGTATTCTGCAAGTTTAACCGGAGGTGCAATCGTGTAATAGTTCATGTTTTAATAGTACAGCAGGTTACTATTTATTTGCCTCAAAAATTCTGCCACAAGAACTGCCTGTGCTTTATTTGTCCGCAGTATCTTTTACTGCTACTGTACTTCTACGTGGTGTCCCCTATGACGCTGTCACAGACACTTCTTGCATTTTCTCTCAACATTAGTTTTCAGGACACTAAATACCTCGCGCCGATCAAGAATTCATAGAACGAGTGGAGCTTGTTACCAGCTTGCGAACCTCTACACGGAAGAAAGAAATATAATTAAAACCAGCAGCTATAAAAACTAATCCTACCACCTTTGCCTTCAGCGAACAAACACAGTATATACCAAACAGTGCGAGTATCAGTCCCATAGTAGCTACCCTTAGATTTGTCAGTTCTACATTTTTGTCAGAGATACGAATCGTTTTTTTAGGGAAACGGAATCTCCTGCTGAAATCTGTCTTATAGGTCAGGATGATATTGATAACAGAGCAACAGGTGATCAGGCCAGCTACGAGTAATGCCTGCGGCAATGTGAAGTCAATAAAAAAGACTGCCGCCTGCGACAGGAGTACGATAGCGAGGGCGATGTACAGATAGATCTTCATCGGATGTTGTTGGTTAATGGGCCGAAGCTACATATATTCTTAAAACCTTGCAACTCACCTTCCAGGTCAAAATAACCAGGCGTTTTATCGGGGAAGAAAATGTTACCGTAACAGAAGCTTATCATTACTGTTATATATTTCAGGCACCGCGGAAATACGTTCTGAAAAAGAAGACAGATACGGACAGGCGTATCTTTCTACCGTATGTTATATATTCGCTGAATACCTTGCTTATTTATGAGCTTAATTAAATTCGAAGAGGTACTCAATGACCTTGTAGATTATTTTCTGCTTGGAGATCCTTACCTGTTAATGGACTTCAAAAAGGAACACCAGCTTCCAGACGATCTTATTTCGGAGTTTACAGTAAGTATGGAAGGTGACCGGGTCGTGGAAGAGGGCGTTATGATACCATTACCCCGCGTCAATAACTACCCATATACCGTGTATTTTAATCTGAGCGGCGATACTCCTGAATTGTTGAAAAACGGTAATCTGGTGCAGGTAAGACAGGATGGATATAAACTACAGGTAAAGTATGGCGCTGTTTACCTGTATACCATTCCCTACATCCGCCAATTTAATGACGAAATGCTGGAAAAGCTGTGCCGGTATAAGATAGCAAAGATCACCCTGCCCAATGGCTGGTATACCGTTTCCGTGCTCGGCGGGGAAACTCGACAGGAAAGCGGTCTGGAGCCGACCTTCGAGTTTGTGCTCACTCCCGTTGCAGCTGAACCGGCGTTCAGCGCAGATATCAATTACCAGTTCACCGTTACTGCTTCGGCACATGAATAGGTATTAACAACAAGTAACAACGTTATAACCATCCAATACATCTTTTCATAGCAAGAGCCGGTCATTCCGACCGGCTCCGTTGATGTATTGTACATGACAATTAATGGGATTAACGGCAATGAGTGCCAGGCCTGCTGCCTCAGTTATAGGTTGAACTTCCCCTCTACCAACTTACCAATCAATGGTATAGGGCGCTGCGCCTCGTTGGACGCTGTTATGATTCCCATCAGCATCAATACAAACGGGCACAGCGAAATAATATAGAACAGGGTGGCCAGTGAAGGCAGTATTCCTACCAGTATACCGCTAACGATACTTAATACTATAGAAAAAAGAATAATACCAATTGATTGGGTAAGATGATATCTCACCAGCGGACTTTTATCGTCGGACTTACGATATGACAGATAGGCAACCACCCATCCGATAATAGTAATATAGGCAACTATGGCCATCGTGCGGTTCGTCATGATATGATGTTTTTTTGATACGGTGCAAACCTAGTCACTACCGCAGGGAAAACCATAAAAACAGCAGCTACAATGAGGCTACGTCAACCTGTAGACGCGTCTACAAAGCGTCTACGAAAAATCATAACCTATATGATTTTCAATTATTTAATATTTTACCACTTTTTTAAACCTGATTCTTTTCCCTATTTTTGAAGGAATGTTACGAGCTATTATAACCATATCATTATTAAGCTGTCTGCCTATACTTACGTTTGCCCAGCAACGGTACAGGGATTCTCTTGAGCAAAAATTATCTCAGGCCAATTTGTCAGATTACGAGAAAGTGATCGTCCAGTGTAAGCTGGCAAGAGCATATTTTGAAACCGACCTTGATAAGGCCATTGCATTCACAAACAATGCCGCCGGCGCCTCC from Chitinophaga filiformis carries:
- a CDS encoding helix-turn-helix transcriptional regulator: MNYYTIAPPVKLAEYVQFFWVLEGSATPVNPFFHRVMAESSPEWIFYCKGQFESPEGQRTPLSCLSGQLQDFKKLYTSNDFCLFGIYLFPYAIPGIFGLPAHALSDQTVDTGTLLGREGQLLEQKIFAAADHMQRATIISQFILQRLAKSRETDSAVFTSIRQILFSSAALSIPALADSCCLSRRQFERRFVHYAGYSPKHFQRIARFNAVIKGFDKRPGSLTEMAYNCGYYDQSHFIHDFRLFSGYNPKAFFKNQKDAIDYRAFEEFNSWSED
- a CDS encoding DUF4870 domain-containing protein; the encoded protein is MTNRTMAIVAYITIIGWVVAYLSYRKSDDKSPLVRYHLTQSIGIILFSIVLSIVSGILVGILPSLATLFYIISLCPFVLMLMGIITASNEAQRPIPLIGKLVEGKFNL